TCCAAATTGTATCAAAAAATTCTTATTGGCGTTCTGCATAATTTTATCTCCATGGGAAGTATTTACTCGAATTTCTGATGAGCCAGCGGCATCATCTGGGGTGCGGTAAGTCACCGAGTTTGTATTTTCTACTCCACCAGCATTAGTACGCCATTCATATTTAAGTGTACTGCCTCTCCGATCTAATGCGCTAAAGAAGAATGGAAATGCTGAGAAAGTAACCTCTCTTTCTTTAAGCTCGTATGTCCCACTTGTTTCCCTATGGAACATGAATCCGTACAAAGGATTATTTTCATATATAGCCAAGATTGGAGAAGCTGGAGTTAGAGTGACAGATTCGCTCGCTAACACAGCATTTTGGTTGGAAACGATCTCTATCTTGATGGTCTCTCGCTTCGAGAGAACAGATCCAGTAAAAGCGAGAGTATTTTTTCCAATACCATTGATATTACCTAAAATAGTGCCGTTTCTACTCCATTTGTAATTTAGGTTTGCTGGACTTCCCAGACCTTGTGGAATAGCGAGAAGTGTAACTTTAGACTGGCCAGACCACAGCGCTCTACCTTTATAGAAAGGCGAGACATACGTTTCTCCTTGCCAGAGAAGATCTACGGACTGTGCTTGTAAATTAAGCACGGGCAGTATAAGTAAGAAAAGTACTAAGAGAATGTGGTAGAGCTTTTTCACTTCTTCATTATATCTAATTCTGGGGCAATTTTCTTTAACTTTGAGTCTAGAGCGAGGATAGTAATGGCAAGAGTCCAGGCAGGCAGAGAGCAACCTGCAAGGCCTTGCCTTGCAGGTTGACGGTGCTAGAATAAAAACATGTCACTACGCAAAACACCTTTTGTTTCAGGCGAGTATTACCACTTATACAATAGAGGTAATAGTAAACAAGAAATATTTCATAATATGGAAGACTACTGGCGTTTTATAGTTCTTCTATACGTATGTAATTCGGAGAATAATTTTAAAATGTCTTTGGTTAAAGACAGTGCCAAGAATGACCCATATCTATGGGGAAGAGGAAGTCGGATTGTCTCTATTGGCGCGTATTGTTTAATGCCGAACCACTTCCATCTGCTGATTACCGAGAAAGAAAGTGGTGGGATAAGTAAATTTATACAGAAGTTATCCACGGCCTATGTCATGTATCACAATATTAAATATGAAAGGACTGGCGTACTTTTTGAAGGCAAATTCAAGTCGGAGCATCTTGGTAGTGATCAATATTTAAAGTACATCTTTTCGTACATCCATTTAAATCCACTTAAGTTAATACAAGGAGATTGGAAAGAAGTAGGAATCAAAAATAAAAAAGTAGCATTAAGTTATCTAGATAGGTATAAATACTCAAGCTATTCAGATTTTAAAGGCATTGAAAGAAAAGAGAATGCTATTCTAGATAGAGAAGTTTATCCGAATTACTTCCCAACAACTAATAATTTTGAAAGGGAAATACTCGACTGGATAAACTACAAAGATCAATCCGAATAAAACAACCCGCAAGGTCTTGCCTTGCAGGTTCACTTAAGCCACTTTTCTTAACAGGTTTTCTAACT
This Candidatus Paceibacterota bacterium DNA region includes the following protein-coding sequences:
- a CDS encoding transposase, whose translation is MSLRKTPFVSGEYYHLYNRGNSKQEIFHNMEDYWRFIVLLYVCNSENNFKMSLVKDSAKNDPYLWGRGSRIVSIGAYCLMPNHFHLLITEKESGGISKFIQKLSTAYVMYHNIKYERTGVLFEGKFKSEHLGSDQYLKYIFSYIHLNPLKLIQGDWKEVGIKNKKVALSYLDRYKYSSYSDFKGIERKENAILDREVYPNYFPTTNNFEREILDWINYKDQSE